The genomic DNA AAATTTGAtcataattattataaaatgaaaaataattaaattagaaacGAAAATGAAAATCCAGGAAAACACAAAAAATAAGAAGAGCGGGACGATTTCGCAGCTCAGCCTGTGTTTTAATTCATCCTGCAAATTCTATAACAAATTATAGCAACTCACCCAGCTCTCTCTTTCTCATTTTCTTTTTTAGATTTAGGAAAGTGTATTTAATTATCTAAAACACCCAATATAATAAACAAATGAAAGAAAATGGCAACAAATGAAAATGAGGAGggagaagaagatgaagaagaaaaacAAGTAACTGAAATACCCCTCGTACCCCAAAGCTTAATTAAATCAAACCCCCGAACTCATAATCACAATCATAATCATAATTACATTTTTCCCAGCAGCTCCACCAGCATGATTAACATTTTCCCTCCAATTAATCACGAAAACCTCCGTCCGGAGGCTCCTGATCAATCTTTGCCTGATGAGGACTCCGAGGTTTCTGCGTCTCCTGGAGCTGATTTGGGCGTAAATGGAGTTACGGATACCTGGTGGGATTTCGGGTTTGGTTATTTACGCTGGAAGGTTTATTCATTTGTTTCGGGTTTTTGTGATCATTCCTCGTGGTTTTGCTCTCGATTTAGTGTTGGCGTGGTTGCAATGGTGGTGGCATTGTGGTATTTAAGGGTGCAGAAGCAACGGAGAAGGCGGAGGATCATGCATAAGGAAAGTAGGGACCAATTGATTCGTGTTATCAAAGAAAAAGATGAGGTTTGTTATTTGTTTTGTTTAGGTTTAATTTAAAAGAATTGGTGGGAAGGTGTTTGTTGAAATGTCCCAACTAACTAACTAACTAACTAACTTTGGGTTTTGCAGAAGATAAGCACGCTATTGCGGCAAGTGGCGCAGATGAATGAGATATTGCTGGGTTTATACACCACGAAGGGACGCCCAACAACGTGAAGATTATGATCATCTTTTATTCAGGCTTCGGGGGTACGTGGTGTGTTGTATTTGAGCATGTATTATTTGTGCATAATTCATATCTCTACTAAATCGCACCAAGAAGGGGAATGTAATGTGCCTAATTTGTTGATGAACCATTTTTGAATGCACAACTACTTGTTAGCTCAACATTTTCACATTTTCCTCCATTTCACCAAATATTAGGAAATCCATTTTGCAAGAATATTTACAGGGGAAGATTTAGACATCATGGCATTATCAATAATTCTCGGAAACGATCTTTCCAATGCTCCTAACGTAGGTAGACATGCCTGTCTAATTTGTTTAGTGATCGAGTTTGTTTAGTGATCATTTTGGCATTGACAACTCGTTAATCATAATCACCAAGGAATATCTTATCTGGAAATAAGTGTGTCAGATATATAGATGCCATATATTCATATTTATATTTTACTTGCAATTCAACAATATATTTGATGATACAAATACAGGCTTCACGACTTCATTCATCCATGAGCCTTTACCAACCAGTAATATATTAAATTACAAACATTACATTGCAAGTGTGCAACTTCATTCATCCATGCACTTGCTCTTCATTTTTATATGGATGCATCATCTTCCACATGGCGAGGTTGCTTTAACACCTCCGCAATTTAATGCATTTGGGACCTTAGCTGGTAATACTAATTGCCTGGGACCTTGCTGGCTTGTTGGTATGTATACTCAATACTATAGGCAATCAAGCAAAATGAGAAGAATTGTATATTGGTCGTCAACTCGCACAGTCGTCATTACAAGTAGTTAACATTTTCAAATGGATTAAAAACACTTGCAAAACATCCGTATCGTGCTGTGGGGTATTCCAGAATTCACGCACCCAACAGACAACATGCTGGTATACTTGAAAGAACTAGTAGTTGAATGAAAATTGCTGAGAGATGCGAAGTAGAACAGTATATACCCTTAAAAAGAATAACTGATTAGCTTTAAATCTATCACAACACATCAGCCGATGAATGAATGTCATAGCAGGCTGCCCCTCCTATATCAGGCTTGGTGGTTAAAGTTAAACATGTCATACACATATTAAGTAGCATTTACAAATAATTAGGTCATCATACAATCGTGTTGCTCACACCTGAATCCCAATTTCCTAAGATTTCGTGGGCTCTGTAATGCCCACTTTTGTTCACCCATTGCTCTTATAGCTGAGCAGGTACAGACTACATAGTAAAACCTACATTAAAAGTATAAATGCATCAAAGTGTGTATCAAACACATCTATTTATAGACTATGCCCAATATTTACCTACATATTTTTTTTTGTAACTCCCTAAGCTACACGAAGTCAAACTATACATCTGTGATTAAGagggttttaaaaatttaaaagaaGGGTCAGAATTAAGATGTGATTAAGagggttttaaaaatttaaaagaaGGATCATAATTACGGCACTTCTCACAAATTTTTAAGACCAGTGAAGAAAAGAGGAAAAAAGCcagaagaaaagaagaacatgAAAAAGTGTGCCTTCTCATGTTTTATGTCAAGTAGAGGGAAAGATATATGGATATGAAATGAATAGTGAATTTTATATAAATGTAGGAAATGACATATGTAGAATATTATCCCAATTTTAGGTAAGGAAAATATTGAAAATGGTATCTCCTCTTTCTTTCATTTCTCTCATAAAATACTGGGGAACATGACAAGAAGAAAAATTAGTTATAATCATTTTCTTTCCTCTCCCCTACGCTCCAAAACTCAGAAGCATATTAACTAAATGACACAGTATAGAAGAGACAAAACCACTCACGTTAATTGCTACTCCTACCACAAACCAATCAACATAGAACCGAGCACACAAGGACACTACAGTGGATAGCAAAAACTGTTCTCAAACGAGCACACACTAATCCATACGAAACAAGGTAATGCAAATCAATTTGATCAGTTTGACATTCTGGAAAAATATGAGTAAGAACGATAAAGGGCTGACATATGGCAAAAGAAAAATGTCCACAGCATCATTTTCGCTTGATCAATTTCTCCTCATATATCACACGATACATAACCTTGACATACTAATAAGAGCCGAACTTCATTGAAAACTACACTTTAAGTCCTATGCCAGAATGGCTAATTTCACTCTACAACAATCCAGGGGTAAAATGATATCAAATGGCTTAAACAGGAAAATATCTAGAAACAATTTAAGCAAAGCTGATGAACAAAGTTTCTTACTATAAAATTCTCATTATGTTTTAACGAACAAATATTCCTAAACTGCCTTTTCTGAAGAAGATAAAACAATTAATTCTATCCTTAAAATGAAAGTAAAATGCATAAAGAACGGACTGTATAAAGAAAAGACTTCAATTGTAATGAAAGTAAAATCTGAGGTTGAATAAATGTAATAGATTACCTAAAGATAATCTTTGGTTGAAGATAGCTTACAAGCTAGCCTCTTGATCCACTATATTTATGTGCTGAATGTCGAATATCATATTGCTCTACATACTGCAAAGGAGTAATAGACTCGTTTCTAGTTCTTTTGATCTTTGGACTCAACAAACCCCTATGCCTAAAGCCATAAAGCTCGATAACCTGGTTGTCAGCAAAATTGAACGCCCTCTCCATACTTTTCAAGCACTTCTCGACCGCGTAATCCCCATAACTCCCACAAGGTTTGCAACCCACAAAATGTGTCACAAACGGCCACCTCTCATCACCCAACCCCGGATGATACTTTTCAATCATCTCCTCATACCTATCCACCAACCCTTGCCAAAACCCATGCAAATAATAAGAATTCTCAACAAACACTTTATTCATCCACCTATCCTTCTGCGAAATCAACAAGTATATCAACGCAGACTGATCATCAGCCTCAAATGCAGGTCTCCCTTTCAAATTTGCTGTCAAAACTTTCCCCGCCTCATCCCTAATCGGACCTTTTGGACCCATCGGAGCCCAAACATCCAACAAATCCAATGACCACTGACAATTCCTAAACAAAAAACTCCCCGTATTCAACGCAATCCACGACTTTTGATTAAACAACAAATCAGGGTACCCATGAATCACCATATTATAACCCTCATACTTAAAATACGGAATCTCAAACACCATATCAGTAAACCAAGCATCACTATCCATCCACCAAATCCATTCCACTTCAGGATGAGACAACATTAGTTTCCGAATCAAAGGCAATTTCGCCCAATAACCAGCCAATTCCTTATCCAAATGAGCCATATTATACACAATCTCAATTCCATGAATTCTACAATAATCAATCTTATTCTTCACagctttcaacaaataatgaTCCCCAATCGGGTTATCACACGGACCCGGTGGAGAACCCGTAACCAATAAAACCCTCGGTTTCCCATTAACCCGATTCGAGAACTCAAGGTGTTTCTTCAACCACAATCTCCTATCACCATCCCAAGACTTAATCTTAGGTCCAAGACTATAAGTCTCATTTAAACTCATAACATGTTGTTCATTTTCATCAGTCGGGTCATACCCGGATCGGATCTCCGCTAAGATCCGATTAGTTTCTTCAATTAGATTCTGATTATCTAATTCAGAGTCAGTAACAAGATTACCAAGACCAATAGTGCCACGTAGGACAAGAATAGTGACAAAGCCACATAGGATAGTGATTTTAATGTTGTTGAAGGTTTTGTGGATCTGACGGTTACGAGGATTAGTTGTGGGGCGGCGGACGGCGGAGACATTAGTGACGGCGGGGGTGACGGTGGTGGGTAAGTGAGTTGAACTCGCTCGTTTCTGAGCTGCGAACGATTCACCAaccataatataaataaataaattagttgtATGAGTCTGTAAAATTGAGCTGAGGGTGGTGAAGAGTGAGTCGAGTGACCCTCCCGGTGTTTACGCAATTCCGGTTACATAAAAACCACAGTCGAGGACTGTATATAAAACAGTGTAGTGTGGATATTTGTCATGTATGGAAAATGAAACAGAAAAAGGGTATACTAGAATTATTTTgagatttttttataaattatgattttttttacttttgtacttttttttttgtaaaaatatgaTTTTATAACTGGATCCAATCAGATGTAAACTCGCATGTAACAAAAGCAAACCAAAATCAATATTagtaatttttcaaaaaaatataaaaagttGCTTTTTAATTGCTTCTgcttaaaaattaaatttttcaaaatttttacaaAAAAGAGAACAAAAAAAGTAGTACTCATTTTAACTGTCTCTTGACTTTTCTGCAC from Apium graveolens cultivar Ventura chromosome 5, ASM990537v1, whole genome shotgun sequence includes the following:
- the LOC141723616 gene encoding putative xyloglucan 6-xylosyltransferase 3, whose product is MVGESFAAQKRASSTHLPTTVTPAVTNVSAVRRPTTNPRNRQIHKTFNNIKITILCGFVTILVLRGTIGLGNLVTDSELDNQNLIEETNRILAEIRSGYDPTDENEQHVMSLNETYSLGPKIKSWDGDRRLWLKKHLEFSNRVNGKPRVLLVTGSPPGPCDNPIGDHYLLKAVKNKIDYCRIHGIEIVYNMAHLDKELAGYWAKLPLIRKLMLSHPEVEWIWWMDSDAWFTDMVFEIPYFKYEGYNMVIHGYPDLLFNQKSWIALNTGSFLFRNCQWSLDLLDVWAPMGPKGPIRDEAGKVLTANLKGRPAFEADDQSALIYLLISQKDRWMNKVFVENSYYLHGFWQGLVDRYEEMIEKYHPGLGDERWPFVTHFVGCKPCGSYGDYAVEKCLKSMERAFNFADNQVIELYGFRHRGLLSPKIKRTRNESITPLQYVEQYDIRHSAHKYSGSRG